The Zingiber officinale cultivar Zhangliang chromosome 10A, Zo_v1.1, whole genome shotgun sequence genome contains a region encoding:
- the LOC122027203 gene encoding nucleoside diphosphate kinase-like isoform X1: MDAVGVLAKIPSALPKTLASPPRHAAVRASLRAHGVAQTFSLPSHAASQPLRFPSLIPSSSRRRAGRRAGTSSTRVFLTHLVASMDGVEETYIMVKPDGVQRGLVGEIISRFEKKGFLLKGLKLFQCPKELAEEHYRDLKDKSFYPKLINYITSGPVVCMAWAGVGVVASARKLIGATNPLQAEPGTIRGDLAVQTGRNVVHGSDSPENGHREVGKFGALNFKSFYFLLLHLWSYVYTLMLIGLVILRIVNLPLASAFFLMIPSFLGRKRVKNG; the protein is encoded by the exons ATGGACGCCGTCGGTGTGCTCGCAAAAATCCCCTCTGCTCTACCCAAAACTCTCGCATCCCCGCCAAGGCATGCCGCCGTTCGCGCTTCACTCCGTGCCCATGGCGTCGCCCAGACCTTCTCTCTCCCCTCGCACGCAGCCTCGCAGCCCCTTCGCTTCCCCAGCCTCATCCCGTCTTCCTCCCGCCGCCGCGCCGGCCGCCGCGCTGGGACCAGTTCTACGCGCGTATTCCTCACCCACCTCGTCGCTTCAATG GACGGGGTTGAGGAGACTTACATTATGGTAAAGCCGGATGGTGTGCAACGCGGACTG GTTGGGGAAATCATTTCCCGGTTTGAGAAGAAGGGTTTTTTGCTCAAAGGCTTGAAGCTTTTTCAGTGCCCGAAGGAGTTAGCTGAG GAACATTATAGGGATCTCAAAGACAAGTCTTTCTATCCCAAGTTGATAAATTATATCACTTCAGGCCCGGTTGTTTGTATG GCTTGGGCAGGTGTTGGTGTTGTTGCATCAGCACGTAAGCTCATAGGAGCAACGAATCCTCTTCAAGCTGAACCAGGAACAATACGAGGTGACCTGGCAGTTCAAACAGGAAG aAATGTTGTACATGGAAGTGACAGTCCTGAGAACGGTCACCGTGAAGTTG GTAAATTtggggcactcaatttcaaatccttttatttccttctacttcatctctggAGCTACGTGTATACTCTGATGTTGATTGGGCTAGTGATCCTACGGATCGTAAATCTACCACTCGCTTCTGCATTTTTCTTGATGATTCcttcatttcttggaaga
- the LOC122027203 gene encoding nucleoside diphosphate kinase-like isoform X2, with the protein MDAVGVLAKIPSALPKTLASPPRHAAVRASLRAHGVAQTFSLPSHAASQPLRFPSLIPSSSRRRAGRRAGTSSTRVFLTHLVASMDGVEETYIMVKPDGVQRGLVGEIISRFEKKGFLLKGLKLFQCPKELAEEHYRDLKDKSFYPKLINYITSGPVVCMAWAGVGVVASARKLIGATNPLQAEPGTIRGDLAVQTGRNVVHGSDSPENGHREVALWFTEEELCQWIPAQAHWLME; encoded by the exons ATGGACGCCGTCGGTGTGCTCGCAAAAATCCCCTCTGCTCTACCCAAAACTCTCGCATCCCCGCCAAGGCATGCCGCCGTTCGCGCTTCACTCCGTGCCCATGGCGTCGCCCAGACCTTCTCTCTCCCCTCGCACGCAGCCTCGCAGCCCCTTCGCTTCCCCAGCCTCATCCCGTCTTCCTCCCGCCGCCGCGCCGGCCGCCGCGCTGGGACCAGTTCTACGCGCGTATTCCTCACCCACCTCGTCGCTTCAATG GACGGGGTTGAGGAGACTTACATTATGGTAAAGCCGGATGGTGTGCAACGCGGACTG GTTGGGGAAATCATTTCCCGGTTTGAGAAGAAGGGTTTTTTGCTCAAAGGCTTGAAGCTTTTTCAGTGCCCGAAGGAGTTAGCTGAG GAACATTATAGGGATCTCAAAGACAAGTCTTTCTATCCCAAGTTGATAAATTATATCACTTCAGGCCCGGTTGTTTGTATG GCTTGGGCAGGTGTTGGTGTTGTTGCATCAGCACGTAAGCTCATAGGAGCAACGAATCCTCTTCAAGCTGAACCAGGAACAATACGAGGTGACCTGGCAGTTCAAACAGGAAG aAATGTTGTACATGGAAGTGACAGTCCTGAGAACGGTCACCGTGAAGTTG CTCTGTGGTTCACAGAAGAAGAGTTATGTCAATGGATACCAGCCCAAGCACATTGGCTGATGGAGTAA